A genomic region of Jeotgalibaca ciconiae contains the following coding sequences:
- the glyQ gene encoding glycine--tRNA ligase subunit alpha, whose amino-acid sequence MEEKVTIQKMIQILQSYWAEQGCLLLNAYDTEKGAGTMSPYTFLRAIGPEPWNAAYVEPSRRPADGRYGKNPNRLYQHHQFQVVMKPSPENIQELYLESLEALGINPLEHDIRFVEDNWENPSLGCAGLGWEVWLDGMEITQFTYFQQVGGLQCKPVTSELTYGIERLASYIQDVDNVYDLDWVEGVKYGEIFYQPEYEHSKYSFEESDPELLMNLFNSYGEEALKQIDNGLIHPAYDYVLKCSHAFNLLDARGVVSATDRAGFLAKIRNMARKLAKAFVESRRELGFPLLSEEERNRLLKEEQA is encoded by the coding sequence ATGGAAGAGAAAGTAACAATCCAGAAGATGATTCAAATTCTTCAAAGTTATTGGGCGGAGCAAGGGTGTTTGCTTTTAAATGCTTATGATACTGAAAAGGGAGCAGGTACGATGAGTCCCTATACGTTCTTACGTGCAATTGGACCAGAGCCTTGGAATGCGGCCTATGTTGAGCCATCAAGAAGACCAGCGGATGGTCGTTATGGAAAGAATCCAAACCGATTATATCAACATCATCAATTTCAAGTTGTTATGAAGCCGTCTCCTGAGAATATTCAAGAACTCTATTTAGAAAGCTTGGAGGCTTTAGGAATTAATCCGTTAGAACATGATATTCGATTTGTAGAAGATAACTGGGAAAATCCATCATTAGGATGCGCTGGACTTGGATGGGAAGTTTGGTTAGATGGTATGGAAATCACTCAATTCACTTATTTTCAACAAGTAGGTGGATTGCAATGTAAACCAGTAACGAGCGAATTAACTTATGGAATCGAACGTTTGGCTTCTTATATTCAAGATGTCGACAACGTTTATGACTTAGATTGGGTAGAAGGCGTTAAGTATGGAGAGATATTCTATCAACCAGAATATGAACATTCTAAATATTCTTTTGAGGAAAGTGATCCAGAATTACTCATGAACTTATTTAATTCCTATGGGGAAGAAGCTTTAAAACAAATCGACAATGGACTAATCCATCCTGCATATGATTATGTTTTAAAATGCTCGCATGCATTTAACTTATTAGATGCTAGAGGTGTGGTTTCGGCAACGGATCGCGCAGGATTTTTAGCGAAAATCCGTAATATGGCTCGAAAATTGGCAAAAGCTTTTGTTGAATCAAGAAGAGAGTTAGGATTCCCGCTTTTATCTGAAGAAGAGCGTAATCGTCTATTGAAGGAGGAACAAGCATGA
- the obgE gene encoding GTPase ObgE, with the protein MSMFLDRAQINVKAGKGGDGMVAFRREKYVPDGGPAGGDGGNGGSIIFEVDEGLRTLLDFRYNRHFRGIPGENGMSKSKYGKSAKDTIVKVPPGTVVRNAETDELYGDLTEAGQQLVIAKGGRGGRGNIKFASPRNPAPEIAENGEPGEEFVLNLELKVIADVGLVGFPSVGKSTILSVVSKAKPKIAAYHFTTIVPNLGMVQAPNGGQFAMADLPGLIEGASQGVGLGIQFLRHIERTRVILHVIDMGATEGRDPFDDYEKINAELENYELKLLERPTIIVANKMDVPGAEGNLEAFRKKLEEKFAGEEIPRIFEISAYQNKGLDPLLDYTSEVLEHTEPFPLFDEEELTRSVEYTLEDPADEIIISRDPDTTWVLSGEKLEKLFLMTNFNHDESIMRFARQLRGLGIDQKLRERGAKDGDLVRIMDYEFEFVD; encoded by the coding sequence ATGTCAATGTTTTTAGATCGTGCTCAAATAAATGTTAAGGCCGGTAAAGGTGGAGACGGCATGGTTGCATTTAGACGCGAAAAATATGTTCCAGATGGAGGGCCGGCTGGCGGTGACGGTGGTAATGGGGGCAGCATCATCTTCGAAGTAGATGAAGGTTTGCGTACATTATTGGATTTCCGTTATAATCGTCATTTTCGCGGTATTCCAGGAGAAAATGGAATGAGTAAAAGTAAATACGGAAAATCAGCAAAAGATACTATAGTAAAAGTTCCTCCTGGTACGGTTGTACGCAATGCAGAAACTGATGAATTATATGGTGATTTAACAGAAGCTGGGCAACAACTGGTTATAGCGAAAGGTGGACGTGGCGGCAGAGGGAATATTAAATTTGCTTCTCCAAGAAATCCTGCTCCTGAAATTGCTGAAAACGGTGAACCAGGTGAAGAATTTGTTCTGAATTTAGAATTAAAAGTAATTGCAGATGTCGGACTCGTTGGTTTTCCGTCAGTTGGAAAATCAACTATTCTCTCTGTTGTGTCGAAAGCAAAGCCTAAAATTGCAGCATATCATTTTACAACGATTGTACCAAATCTAGGTATGGTTCAAGCACCAAATGGCGGTCAATTTGCAATGGCGGACCTTCCGGGATTGATTGAAGGAGCTTCTCAAGGAGTAGGGCTTGGAATCCAGTTTCTTCGTCATATTGAGAGAACTCGTGTTATTTTACATGTAATCGATATGGGTGCGACCGAAGGAAGAGATCCCTTTGATGATTATGAAAAAATAAACGCAGAACTTGAAAATTATGAATTAAAGTTATTAGAACGCCCAACAATCATTGTAGCAAATAAAATGGATGTCCCTGGCGCAGAGGGTAATTTAGAAGCATTTCGTAAAAAACTTGAAGAAAAGTTTGCTGGCGAAGAAATACCTCGTATTTTCGAAATTTCTGCCTACCAAAATAAGGGATTAGACCCATTATTAGATTACACATCTGAAGTATTAGAGCACACAGAACCTTTCCCATTGTTCGATGAAGAGGAATTGACTCGTTCGGTTGAATACACCTTAGAGGACCCTGCAGATGAAATTATTATTTCACGCGATCCAGATACTACATGGGTATTAAGCGGAGAAAAACTTGAAAAACTATTCTTGATGACAAACTTCAACCATGATGAAAGTATTATGCGTTTTGCTCGTCAACTTCGTGGTCTAGGAATTGATCAAAAGCTTCGGGAGCGTGGAGCAAAAGATGGCGATTTAGTAAGAATTATGGATTATGAATTTGAGTTCGTTGACTAA
- the recO gene encoding DNA repair protein RecO, with protein MSKTGFQTFEGIVLSIRKHKEKDALVKIFTLEYGKRMFFVRNYFKANHEMKAALLPFTHASYIGTIHEDGLCFLKDYQTAENFTKIQQDIHLNAYATYMANLVDAAIEDRMKNEKLFLLFRQSYESIQGDFDARIIMNLFEMNLLKYFGVHPELNECRICGSRKEPFDFSAKHSGVLCSNHFHEDQHRLHAHPAAIHFCRKFLHVTPKQVHNISLKEETKVAIQDFIDFLYDEYVGIRLKSKSYIDQMDEWEKNLQFSLKKRKEDKDD; from the coding sequence ATGAGTAAAACAGGATTTCAAACATTTGAAGGAATTGTCCTTTCTATTCGTAAACACAAGGAAAAAGATGCGCTAGTAAAAATATTTACGCTGGAGTATGGGAAGAGAATGTTTTTTGTCCGAAATTATTTTAAAGCAAATCATGAAATGAAAGCAGCTCTGCTTCCTTTTACTCACGCGTCTTATATTGGTACGATTCATGAAGATGGTTTGTGCTTTTTAAAAGATTATCAAACTGCTGAAAATTTCACTAAAATTCAACAAGACATCCATTTAAATGCTTATGCTACTTATATGGCTAATTTGGTTGATGCAGCAATTGAAGATCGAATGAAAAATGAAAAACTCTTTCTATTATTTCGACAGTCATATGAATCGATACAAGGGGATTTTGATGCACGTATTATCATGAATTTATTTGAAATGAACCTGCTAAAATATTTTGGCGTTCATCCAGAGCTAAACGAGTGTAGAATCTGTGGGAGCCGAAAAGAACCTTTTGATTTTTCAGCAAAACATTCAGGAGTACTATGTTCCAATCATTTTCACGAAGACCAGCATCGATTACACGCTCATCCTGCAGCCATTCATTTTTGTCGGAAGTTCTTACACGTTACTCCTAAACAGGTTCATAATATTTCCTTAAAAGAAGAAACAAAAGTCGCTATACAAGATTTTATTGATTTCTTATATGATGAATACGTCGGGATTCGACTGAAGAGTAAATCATATATCGATCAAATGGATGAATGGGAAAAGAATTTGCAATTTTCCTTAAAGAAGAGAAAAGAAGATAAGGATGATTAG
- the glyS gene encoding glycine--tRNA ligase subunit beta encodes MSGTLLLEIGLEEVPARYVRSSSEQLKKRMENFLDSNRIEFGQIDIFGTPRRLAVIVRNLSDKQEDLHEKAKGPAKKIAVDSEGNWTKAALGFAKGQGVSAENLYFEELKGIEYVYANKEIKGLETNEVLKRLPEVIDSMSFPITMHWGNQTYEYIRPIHWIVSLLDDQVIPFSFLTIDSGRVSRGHRFLGQEAVIDHAESYSEKLKEQFVIADLDERKQMIIDQIHTIEKENNWIVPNDDCLMEEVVSLVEFPTAFYGTFDEKYLSLPEEVLITSMKDHQRYFEVTDSSGKLLPYFISVRNGNAEHIDMVKKGNRKVLTARLEDALFFFEEDQKQSIDDSLKKLENVSFHAKIGSIAQKTYNTGRLAESIADFVGLPDDAKETLRRAARVYNFDLVTNMVGEFPELQGIMGEKYALLKGENPEVAVAIREHFLPLSSDGALPETKVGAILAVADKLDSIISFFKQDMIPTGSNDPYALRRQMIGVVQIIEKFHWTLPFREFLKDALLEVYSVKEDAHSEQLIKDLIDFAKGRVQQKLQTYHVNHDIQDAIMESSENDLLVLIENGQVIYKHQKDENYKETIEALARVVNISHNVTKPFDVNSNLFETDSEKNLHVQVNHLKTVWKSATAEEKYTLLQEIAPYIHSFFDENMVMVENLDLRENRLNLLANLTELVLGFADVRKLITK; translated from the coding sequence ATGAGCGGAACATTACTATTAGAAATTGGTTTAGAAGAAGTTCCTGCACGTTACGTACGCAGTAGCAGCGAACAATTAAAAAAACGAATGGAAAATTTTCTAGACAGCAACCGAATAGAATTTGGCCAAATCGATATTTTTGGAACACCAAGAAGATTAGCGGTAATCGTTCGAAATTTATCTGATAAGCAAGAAGATTTGCATGAAAAAGCCAAAGGACCTGCTAAAAAAATTGCAGTTGATTCAGAAGGAAATTGGACAAAAGCTGCATTAGGTTTTGCAAAAGGGCAAGGAGTTTCTGCAGAAAACCTTTATTTTGAAGAATTAAAAGGTATAGAGTATGTCTATGCGAACAAAGAAATAAAAGGATTAGAAACAAATGAAGTATTAAAACGATTGCCTGAAGTAATTGACTCAATGAGTTTTCCAATTACTATGCATTGGGGAAACCAAACATATGAGTATATCAGACCGATTCACTGGATTGTTTCCCTCTTGGATGACCAAGTAATTCCTTTCTCCTTTTTAACGATTGATTCAGGAAGAGTTTCAAGAGGCCATCGCTTCTTAGGACAAGAAGCAGTTATTGATCATGCTGAAAGCTACTCTGAAAAATTAAAAGAACAATTTGTAATTGCTGATTTGGATGAACGAAAACAAATGATTATCGATCAAATTCATACCATTGAAAAAGAAAATAATTGGATTGTTCCGAACGATGATTGTTTAATGGAAGAAGTTGTTTCATTAGTAGAATTTCCTACTGCTTTCTATGGTACTTTTGATGAAAAATACCTTTCATTACCAGAAGAAGTCTTGATTACCAGTATGAAAGACCATCAAAGGTATTTTGAAGTGACAGATTCATCTGGAAAATTATTACCTTATTTTATTTCTGTACGTAATGGAAATGCGGAGCACATCGACATGGTTAAAAAAGGAAATAGGAAAGTTCTGACTGCTCGTCTAGAAGATGCACTCTTTTTCTTTGAAGAAGATCAAAAACAGTCAATTGATGATTCTTTAAAGAAACTTGAAAATGTTTCATTCCATGCAAAAATTGGGTCCATTGCTCAAAAAACCTATAATACAGGTAGATTAGCAGAATCCATTGCCGATTTTGTAGGATTACCTGACGATGCAAAAGAAACCTTAAGAAGAGCTGCTCGCGTATACAACTTTGATTTAGTTACAAATATGGTTGGAGAGTTCCCAGAATTGCAAGGTATAATGGGAGAAAAATACGCCTTGTTAAAAGGAGAAAATCCAGAAGTAGCCGTTGCAATCAGAGAGCATTTTTTACCACTTTCAAGTGATGGCGCGTTACCTGAAACAAAAGTAGGTGCGATACTAGCAGTCGCAGACAAGTTAGACAGCATTATCAGCTTCTTTAAACAAGATATGATTCCAACTGGTTCAAATGATCCGTATGCTTTGAGACGTCAAATGATTGGAGTCGTTCAAATTATCGAGAAATTTCATTGGACCCTGCCGTTCCGTGAATTCTTAAAGGATGCTTTGCTGGAAGTCTATTCAGTAAAAGAGGATGCCCATTCAGAGCAACTAATAAAAGATTTAATTGATTTTGCAAAAGGACGCGTTCAACAAAAACTTCAAACCTATCATGTGAATCATGATATTCAAGATGCCATCATGGAATCTTCTGAAAATGATTTGTTAGTGCTGATTGAAAATGGTCAAGTGATTTATAAGCATCAAAAAGACGAGAACTATAAAGAGACCATCGAAGCATTAGCGCGTGTTGTAAATATTTCTCATAATGTCACCAAACCGTTTGATGTCAACAGTAATTTATTTGAAACGGATAGTGAAAAAAATCTCCACGTGCAAGTCAACCATCTGAAAACAGTTTGGAAATCTGCAACGGCGGAAGAGAAGTATACGTTACTGCAGGAGATTGCACCGTACATCCATAGTTTCTTTGATGAAAATATGGTGATGGTAGAAAATCTAGATTTACGTGAAAATCGTTTGAATCTGTTGGCGAATTTAACGGAACTAGTTTTAGGATTTGCAGATGTAAGAAAATTAATCACGAAATAA
- the lexA gene encoding transcriptional repressor LexA, translating to MTKGRDTRQMNVLRFIYTEVQEKGYPPTVREIGNAVNLSSTSTVHGHLARLEKAGYIYRDPTKPRAIEVTETGLQKLGIKSDFMPLLGVVTAGEPILAVEEATDFFPIPPNLKNISEDLFMLSIRGDSMMNAGIYNNDSVIVRKQTSAQNGDIVIAITDEDEATCKRFFKEEGYYRLQPENDTMSPIILDYVQILGKVIGLYRTHIN from the coding sequence ATGACTAAAGGTAGAGATACGAGACAAATGAATGTTTTACGTTTTATCTATACGGAAGTTCAAGAAAAAGGTTACCCGCCTACCGTTCGAGAAATTGGAAATGCAGTTAATTTATCCTCTACCTCAACTGTTCATGGTCACTTAGCTAGATTAGAAAAGGCCGGATATATTTATCGAGATCCAACCAAGCCAAGAGCTATCGAGGTAACTGAAACAGGTTTACAAAAGTTAGGCATCAAAAGTGACTTTATGCCGCTACTTGGTGTAGTAACTGCGGGTGAGCCGATTCTGGCTGTGGAAGAGGCAACTGACTTCTTTCCTATTCCACCAAACTTAAAAAATATTTCCGAAGACTTATTTATGTTAAGCATCCGTGGAGATAGTATGATGAACGCTGGAATTTATAACAATGATTCAGTAATTGTACGCAAACAAACTTCTGCGCAAAATGGTGATATTGTCATTGCGATCACTGACGAGGATGAAGCGACATGCAAACGATTCTTTAAAGAAGAAGGCTATTATCGATTACAACCTGAAAATGATACGATGAGTCCCATTATATTAGATTATGTACAGATTTTAGGCAAAGTCATCGGCCTGTATCGTACCCATATTAATTAA
- the recJ gene encoding single-stranded-DNA-specific exonuclease RecJ, with translation MLNAKMNWKLKEYPFDNSDVGTLASETKFSEAFLKLCIQRGLNSLDAIEAFILQDESIFHDPFSLFDMDRAVSRIIEAIEKEQAILVYGDYDADGITSTAILVEVIEEMGGNVSYYLPNRFTDGYGPNKSVFQRQISNGIELIITCDNGVTGHESINLANQNKVDVIVTDHHELPEILPDAYAIIHPKNPNGKYPFSDLSGAGVALKVASALLGRIPYEFFDIASIGTIADLVSLTDENRWIVKKGLELLQHTERLGLHILLEKAGIAPEAIDEETIGFTVGPRLNALGRLGDAMPGVELLLSFDEDRLEQLVEEIQSVNSKRQEIVNDIYQSALKKVAEFNTMPNIILLSDEDWHEGVLGIVASRIVEETGRPTILLSRNIESGIAKGSGRSTDAIHLYHALSDCSDLLVKFGGHKMAAGLSVEINQLEILDARINEYAQAFSEEIKQGTSIEIDEILEVEEVTVEFLKEINQLRPFGTDNPKPIFAFENVSIQNVKKIGLDQKHLKLLFESNEKTLDVIGFNKGKLADYMSEREPVSAVGELSINTWRDVSKPQLQLKDVKIDSVQFFDYRSSNVQKDAFAVQNSVYLFFNKNFFEKMSNQIMEDSVSVLLESTDSIPPFDEELTNLVLIDCPTNLLYLEKFISEHPFQNYYIYAYPIQSITAEGVPSQNQFAHVYRYIRTHQNMDVRSKLDELAKYLKIDKNLLIFIISVFLEAKFVTIDNGIMNPNAKPEKINLEETNTYQKRLNKINAEKLFIYHSFQELSHWMEERLK, from the coding sequence TTGTTAAATGCGAAAATGAATTGGAAATTAAAAGAATATCCATTTGATAATAGTGATGTAGGAACGCTGGCAAGTGAAACAAAGTTTAGCGAAGCGTTTTTGAAACTATGTATACAAAGAGGATTAAACTCACTTGATGCGATTGAGGCTTTTATTCTTCAAGATGAATCAATATTTCATGATCCATTTTCATTGTTCGACATGGATCGGGCGGTATCAAGAATCATTGAAGCAATCGAAAAAGAACAAGCCATACTTGTTTATGGAGATTATGACGCGGACGGAATTACGAGTACAGCTATTTTAGTGGAAGTAATTGAAGAAATGGGCGGGAATGTTTCTTATTATTTGCCTAATCGGTTCACTGATGGTTATGGACCAAATAAATCCGTATTTCAAAGACAGATTTCCAACGGAATTGAATTAATCATTACCTGTGATAATGGTGTAACGGGACATGAATCAATTAATTTAGCAAATCAAAATAAGGTAGATGTCATCGTAACCGACCATCATGAGTTGCCCGAAATATTACCAGATGCGTATGCGATCATTCACCCTAAAAATCCAAACGGGAAGTATCCTTTCTCCGATTTATCGGGAGCAGGTGTTGCGCTGAAAGTTGCCTCTGCTCTGTTAGGAAGAATTCCCTATGAGTTTTTTGACATTGCTTCAATTGGTACCATAGCAGACTTAGTTAGTCTAACTGACGAAAATCGTTGGATTGTCAAAAAAGGACTAGAACTTTTGCAACATACTGAGCGATTAGGCCTTCATATTTTGTTAGAAAAAGCAGGAATTGCTCCCGAAGCAATCGATGAGGAAACGATTGGTTTTACGGTCGGACCGCGTTTGAATGCCCTTGGAAGATTAGGCGATGCAATGCCAGGCGTTGAATTGTTGTTATCATTTGACGAGGACAGATTGGAACAGCTCGTAGAAGAGATTCAGTCAGTTAATTCAAAAAGACAAGAAATTGTAAATGATATTTATCAATCGGCGTTAAAAAAGGTTGCTGAATTTAACACAATGCCCAATATTATTCTTTTAAGTGATGAAGATTGGCATGAAGGGGTATTAGGGATTGTGGCAAGCAGAATTGTGGAAGAAACGGGCAGGCCAACTATTTTACTTTCTCGTAATATAGAAAGTGGAATTGCAAAAGGGTCAGGCCGCAGCACGGATGCGATTCATCTTTATCATGCCTTATCTGACTGTTCAGATTTGTTAGTTAAATTCGGAGGTCACAAAATGGCTGCAGGTCTTAGCGTTGAAATTAACCAGCTTGAAATCTTGGATGCACGAATTAACGAGTATGCACAAGCATTTAGTGAAGAGATCAAACAAGGAACATCGATTGAAATAGATGAAATACTTGAAGTCGAAGAAGTAACAGTAGAATTTTTAAAAGAAATAAATCAGTTACGACCATTCGGAACGGATAATCCAAAGCCTATTTTTGCTTTTGAAAATGTTTCAATTCAAAACGTTAAAAAAATCGGTTTGGATCAAAAACATTTGAAGTTATTATTTGAATCTAATGAAAAGACGCTCGATGTGATTGGCTTTAATAAAGGAAAACTTGCAGATTATATGTCTGAAAGAGAACCGGTATCAGCTGTTGGTGAATTAAGTATTAATACGTGGCGAGATGTCTCAAAACCTCAATTGCAGTTAAAGGATGTAAAAATTGATTCTGTTCAGTTTTTTGATTATCGTAGTTCAAATGTACAAAAGGATGCCTTCGCTGTTCAAAACAGCGTTTATCTTTTTTTCAATAAAAATTTCTTTGAAAAAATGTCTAATCAAATAATGGAAGATTCTGTGTCAGTTTTATTGGAAAGTACCGATTCAATTCCTCCATTTGATGAAGAATTGACAAATCTCGTTTTAATAGACTGTCCAACTAATCTTCTTTATTTAGAAAAATTTATCAGTGAACATCCTTTTCAAAATTATTATATCTACGCGTATCCGATTCAATCCATAACAGCAGAAGGCGTTCCTTCTCAAAATCAGTTTGCTCATGTGTACCGTTATATCCGTACCCATCAAAATATGGATGTTCGTTCAAAATTAGACGAGCTTGCTAAATACTTAAAAATTGATAAGAATTTATTGATTTTTATCATATCAGTGTTTTTAGAGGCAAAATTTGTTACAATTGATAACGGTATAATGAATCCAAATGCAAAACCAGAGAAAATAAATTTGGAAGAAACGAATACTTATCAAAAAAGATTAAATAAAATAAATGCTGAAAAACTATTTATATATCATTCTTTCCAAGAGTTATCACATTGGATGGAGGAACGATTAAAGTAA
- a CDS encoding lipopolysaccharide assembly protein LapA domain-containing protein produces MKNQWRLILVIILMIIISIFAILNVDNVPVNFGFANVAAPLIIIIFVSLLLGSLLTLLVSTITNVHNKKELKTLRSEIEKLETKSDYAKQEVMAEYNEKITQLEETIISKENKIKSLENELVNQYTQDRTTFIQSDESME; encoded by the coding sequence ATGAAAAATCAATGGAGATTAATCCTTGTTATCATTTTAATGATTATCATAAGTATATTTGCGATTTTGAATGTTGATAACGTTCCTGTAAACTTTGGATTTGCTAATGTTGCTGCCCCTCTTATTATTATTATATTCGTTTCTTTGTTGCTTGGATCGCTATTAACTTTGTTAGTGTCGACCATAACGAATGTACACAATAAAAAGGAATTAAAAACACTTCGTTCCGAAATAGAAAAATTAGAAACAAAATCTGATTATGCTAAACAAGAAGTTATGGCAGAATATAATGAAAAAATTACTCAATTAGAGGAAACGATCATTAGCAAGGAAAACAAAATAAAGAGTCTTGAGAATGAACTAGTAAATCAATATACACAAGATCGTACAACATTTATTCAATCAGATGAATCTATGGAATAA
- a CDS encoding adenine phosphoribosyltransferase translates to MDFKNYIADVKDFPEEGIVFRDISPLMQDGEAYAAAIQKIVEFAKDKGVDKVVGPEARGFMVGCPVAVELKCGFAMARKKGKLPRETVEVAYGLEYGEAVLQLHQDAVRPGEKVLVCDDLLATGGTTLATVELIEKLGGEVVGLAFLIELLDLKGRDKISEYDIFNLMEY, encoded by the coding sequence ATGGATTTCAAAAACTATATTGCTGATGTAAAAGATTTTCCAGAAGAAGGAATTGTTTTTCGTGATATTTCCCCATTAATGCAAGATGGCGAAGCATATGCAGCGGCAATCCAAAAAATTGTTGAGTTTGCAAAAGATAAAGGTGTAGACAAAGTAGTAGGGCCGGAAGCAAGAGGGTTTATGGTCGGCTGTCCAGTTGCTGTAGAATTAAAGTGTGGATTTGCGATGGCTCGCAAAAAGGGGAAACTGCCGCGTGAAACAGTCGAAGTTGCATATGGCTTAGAGTATGGAGAAGCGGTACTTCAACTTCATCAAGACGCAGTAAGACCAGGAGAAAAAGTTCTCGTATGTGATGATTTACTTGCAACTGGTGGAACTACTCTAGCAACTGTTGAACTAATCGAGAAATTAGGCGGAGAAGTTGTCGGTTTAGCTTTCTTGATTGAATTACTAGATCTCAAAGGTAGAGATAAAATTTCTGAGTATGATATTTTTAATTTGATGGAATACTGA
- the rnz gene encoding ribonuclease Z produces MKIQFLGTGSGVPSTNRNLSCVALKLLDERNEIWLFDCGEGTQQRILRTSLKPRKVNKIFITHLHGDHIFGLPGFLSSRAFQGGDTPLTIYGPKGIKNFVLTSLRVSQSHLRYPIFFHEIEEEGLIFEDKQIKVHCAKLAHGIPSYGFRIEEADYPGELLVDKLKADRVPAGPIYGKLKNGESVTLEDGRTINGNEYIGQSVKGRIITILGDTKRTPNSTKLAMDADVLVHESTFSKENQQIAREYFHSTCMDAAKVAKESNSKQLYLTHISSRYVGKDQLQLQKDAQSIFPNATLVNDYDEFDIPLNK; encoded by the coding sequence ATGAAAATACAATTTTTAGGAACAGGATCCGGTGTACCCTCTACAAATCGTAACTTAAGTTGTGTTGCTTTAAAATTATTAGATGAGAGAAACGAAATTTGGCTATTTGATTGTGGAGAAGGAACACAGCAACGGATATTGAGAACTTCCTTGAAACCCCGTAAAGTGAACAAAATTTTCATTACTCACTTACATGGGGATCATATCTTTGGTTTGCCGGGATTTTTAAGCAGCAGGGCTTTTCAAGGAGGAGATACCCCGTTAACAATTTATGGACCAAAGGGAATTAAAAACTTTGTGTTGACGAGCTTGAGAGTCTCTCAATCACATTTGCGTTATCCTATTTTCTTTCATGAAATTGAAGAAGAAGGACTTATTTTTGAGGATAAACAAATAAAGGTGCATTGTGCCAAACTAGCTCATGGAATTCCATCATATGGTTTCCGAATTGAAGAAGCTGATTATCCAGGAGAATTGCTGGTAGACAAGTTAAAAGCTGATAGAGTTCCAGCAGGGCCTATCTATGGCAAGTTGAAAAATGGGGAGTCCGTTACTTTAGAGGATGGTCGGACCATTAACGGAAATGAATACATTGGCCAGTCTGTAAAAGGTAGAATTATAACAATTCTAGGAGACACAAAACGAACACCCAACAGCACAAAGTTAGCAATGGATGCCGATGTGCTTGTTCACGAATCTACTTTTTCAAAAGAGAATCAACAAATTGCAAGAGAGTACTTTCATTCAACCTGTATGGATGCAGCGAAAGTTGCAAAAGAATCGAACAGTAAACAATTATACTTAACACATATTAGTTCGCGGTATGTTGGAAAAGACCAGTTGCAGTTACAAAAAGATGCGCAGTCAATTTTCCCTAATGCCACGTTAGTTAATGATTATGATGAATTTGATATTCCATTGAATAAATAA